The Engystomops pustulosus chromosome 9, aEngPut4.maternal, whole genome shotgun sequence genome includes a window with the following:
- the LOC140077155 gene encoding deoxyribonuclease-1-like: MKSLFLVALATCFLQAALTLKIASFNIERFAVAKVDDPTVLSLLIRILRRYELISVQEVMSKDDTAIIRLVQELNTATGLKYNVLISDHLGRSSYREKYVYIYREDILKPTQWYHYDDGCENCGTDVFIREPFVARFSSLTTELKDFALVSIHTSPDYAVREVDGLYDVWEDAKQRLLLEDILILGDYNADCSYVKSTHWPNIRLRQETSLQWFIGDSEDTTVSTNTNCAYDRMVVGGARFQNSVIPGTAKAFNYQVEYGLTYEMTKAASDHYPVEFEIRNDPSYNNEKFPISSSVGISGGISLNGVCDCAGVDFTSCVGRCGANSSSFPCNCNASCSSSNKCCADYTESCKV; this comes from the exons ATGAAGTCCTTGTTTCTGGTGGCGCTGGCCACTTGCTTTCTACAGGCAGCTTTGACTCTCAAAATTGCCTCCTTCAACATCGAAAGGTTCGCAGTTGCCAAGGTTGATGACCCCACAGTCCTAAGCCTTCTTATCCGG ATCCTCAGGAGATATGAACTCATCTCTGTCCAGGAGGTCATGAGTAAAGATGACACAGCTATAATAAGACTTGTCCAGGAGCTCAACAC GGCTACAGGTCTGAAATACAACGTGCTGATATCTGACCATCTGGGACGTAGCTCGTACCGGgagaaatatgtatatatatacag AGAAGACATCCTGAAGCCGACGCAGTGGTATCACTACGACGACGGCTGCGAAAACTGCGGCACCGACGTCTTCATCCGAGAACCTTTTGTTGCCCGGTTTTCATCCCTTACAACAG AGTTGAAAGACTTTGCCCTGGTCTCCATTCACACCAGCCCGGATTACGCAGTGCGGGAGGTGGACGGGCTCTATGACGTGTGGGAAGACGCCAAGCAACGCCTTCTCCTGGAG GATATCCTGATCCTCGGAGATTACAATGCAGACTGCAGTTATGTGAAGAGCACCCATTGGCCTAACATCCGGCTCCGTCAGGAAACCAGTCTCCAGTGGTTTATCGGAGATTCGGAAGACACTACTGTGAGCACCAACACCAACTGCGCTTATGATAG GATGGTGGTCGGTGGAGCCCGTTTTCAGAATTCGGTTATTCCCGGCACAGCTAAGGCCTTCAACTACCAGGTGGAATATGGCCTTACGTATGAAATG ACTAAAGCCGCCTCGGATCACTATCCTGTGGAGTTTGAGATACGTAATGACC CTTCCTACAACAATGAGAAGTTCCCGATCAGCAGCAGTGTGGGTATAAGTGGAGGCATATCCCTAAACGGTGTCTGCGACTGTGCGGGGGTGGATTTCACATCCTGCGTGGGGCGCTGTGGCGCTAATTCCAGTAGTTTCCCATGTAACTGTAACGCTTCGTGTAGCAGCAGTAATAAGTGCTGCGCGGACTATACAGAGTCCTGTAAAGTCTAA
- the HAUS7 gene encoding HAUS augmin-like complex subunit 7, with amino-acid sequence MKMAGGVELRQAAELYERLQKLSCPCLEGVYVTEPRSIHEFLCSPSAHRLDILEWICTRAYPPLQEQFSTLKESQAEVKVKEMAKLGFELMLCSAEDVDLIKGIASPSRQLAFMGQLLDIIQTCEEVIGISAVKPITPGGDKNFASYVREDEELVKELFSCAHFQASLTPECNPWPADLKTLLVPEEQQKRTLAPNKENDLGDHIQELQRITLTLEDLKRECSFLCSSVPGEGTVIPNLNMALTNFHQLIMAFTQVYVNEFQEHCGHQAPHMSPSGPLFQSVHQLLTTCCKDLEAIAQFTETSNTIEEVVTKRQQAKESWGGGGMATLCEKIKDLRQRYELFQSSLQD; translated from the exons ATGAAGATGGCGGGAGGAGTGGAGCTGCGGCAGGCTGCGGAGCTGTACGAGCGGTTACAG AAGTTATCTTGCCCATGCCTTGAGGGGGTTTATGTGACTGAACCCCGGAGTATCCATGAGTTCTTGTGCTCCCCATCTGCACATCGTCTGGACATCCTGGAGTGGATATGTACCAG GGCCTACCCCCCTCTACAGGAACAGTTCTCTACGCTCAAGGAATCTCAGGCCGAAGTAAAAGTGAAAG AGATGGCTAAACTTGGCTTTGAGCTAATGTTATgcagtgcagaggatgtggaccTCATAAAG GGTATTGCCAGTCCTAGCAGACAGCTGGCGTTCATGGGGCAGTTACTGGACATCATTCAGACTTGTGAAGAAGTGATTGGCATCTCTGCAGTGAAGCCCATAACCCCGGG CGGTGATAAGAACTTTGCTTCTTATGTCCGGGAGGACGAGGAGCTTGTGAAGGAACTCTTCTCGTGTGCCCACTTCCAGGCATCGCTGACCCCGGAGTGCAATCCCTGGCCTGCCGACCTTAAAACTCTCTTGGTCCCGGAAGAGCAGCAGAAAAG GACACTGGCACCCAACAAGGAGAATGACCTCGGCGACCACATCCAGGAGTTACAGAGGATCACACTGACCCTAGAAGATTTGAAACGAGAG TGCTCGTTCCTCTGCAGCTCCGTGCCCGGCGAGGGGACGGTTATTCCCAATCTGAACATGGCACTGACCAACTTCCACCAGCTCATCATGGCTTTCACTCAAGTCTACGTGAATGAATTTCAGGAGCACTGCGGCCACCAGGCCCCTCACATGAGCCCCTCGGGCCCTCTCTTCCAGTCGGTTCACCAGCTGCTGACTACATGCTGCAAG GATCTGGAAGCCATCGCACAGTTTACAGAAACTTCCAATACGATAGAAGAAGTGGTGACGAAAAGGCAGCAAGCTAAAGAGAGCTGGGGAGGGGGCGGCATGGCCACGCTGT GTGAGAAAATCAAGGACCTGAGGCAACGCTACGAGTTATTCCAGAGCTCGCTCCAGGACTGA